The sequence below is a genomic window from Thermoflavifilum sp..
TCTTCTGCACGGGCAAGCCGGTAGTCGCGGTGGGATAAACACCGGCCGATATGGGCTTACCATCGACAATAGCCCAGAGCTGATATTGCTTGCCGGAAGGAGGGGGTGGCAACAGATTGGGCAATAGATACACTTCGCCACTGGATGGATTCCAGTACACAGTGGCTATCATATTGGGATGCTGAGCTACACCCTTCAGCAAAACGGGAGTATAATCGGGGGTGCGCAGCACCTGAAGAGCCGTTGCATACTGGCTGAGCTGTTGCTGTAAATCGGCCTGCTGGGCCTGTAATCGTTCCGTTTGCTCCTGGACATGTTTGTATTGTGTATAGAACATGACATTCAATACCACACTGCCGATAAGCAAAATCACACACGCAGCCATAAGATAAGGCAATACGGGATGACGCCAGATTTTTCTTCCTGAGATCATGGTGGCCGGTCGGGAACCAGCCTGTAACCGGTGCCAGATTTTTTCCTGAAGTGCGGCAGGCGGTTGCACGGCATGCAATCTTGCATATTGCTCGAGTGATGCTTCATAGCTGTCAATAGCCTGTTGCACCTCTGGATACTGACGTGCGTAAGCAAGCACTTCAGCAGCTTCCTGCTCGCTGAGCATGCCCAGCACATACAATTCAATGATTCCAGACGATATGTATTCCTGAATATCCAAGTCCTGATCTGCTTTTAGGTACTATTTCGATCCTGCAAAATATCCCGTAATTTTCGCAAAGCATGACGAATTCTTGTCTTTACCGTACCCAGCGGAATCTGCAATTCCCGGGCAATCTCTTCCTGCGTATATCCTTTGAAATATGCTTTTTCAATCAATATACGCTGTTCATCACTAAGCCTGTTCAGGATATTTTTCAATCCGATTTCATCCACCCTTACAGCGCTGCTCATTTGCACGGAATTGCCTATATGTACGTTACTTTCCAAAGACTGGTTTTTCTCCTGTTGCTGATAAGCTCTGGATCGAAGCATATCAATTGCTGTGTTTCTGGCAATATGCAACATCCAGGTAAACAATCTTCCTTTTTGAGGATCATAACTATCGATGCGATTCCAGATCTTGACAAATACTTCCTGTAACAGATCGTTGGCCAATTCCTGTTCGTTCACCACTTTGAGCACCACACCATACAGCGCCGCTGCATAATGGTCATACAGATAGCGAAAAGCTTCTTCGTTTTTCTTCCGAAGCAGAAGGATTAAGGTTTCCTCATTGTATGGTGTGGATGACAACCCTTGATGATTTTGATAAAAACGGGAATAAAGATATGGATTAAACTTTTGCGAAAAGCATTTTGTAATTGACCTCCACCTTTCCTCTGGCGATATCTTCTAATTTTTTCCGCAATAATTTTTTCTTCAAGGGCTTAAGATAATCGATAAACAACTTGCCCTCGATATGGTCATATTCATGAAAAATCACCCTTGCCGTGAGTCCGCTGTACGTTTCTTCATGGGGGTTAAAATATTCATCCACGTACCTGATCTTCAGGGTTTGTGGCCGTAAAATATCTTCGCGAATTTTGGGTATACTCAGGCAACCTTCGTTGTAAGGCCATTCCTGTCCATTCACCTCCAGGATTCGGGCATTGATGAACACCTGTTTGATGCCCTGTTCATCGCCAAACAATAAACGATCTTCTTCGTCAAAATGATCGGTCATTTGCTTGCTATCGACCACAAACAGCCGGATGGGCACATTCACCTGAGGTGCGGCCAATCCCACTCCGTTTGAGGCATAGAGCGTGTCCCACATATTCTGAATCAGCTCCTGCAAACCCGGGTAGTCGGGCGTGATATCCTCACCTTTTTTCCGAAGCACCGGATGTCCGTATGCAACAATCGATAAAACCATTTGCGTATAAGCGTTTTAAGGTAGTCAAAATTACGAAACAGATTGCAGATAACCCTGCAACAGGATGGTGGCGCTTACTTCATCGATCAACGCCTTGTTTCTTCGAGCCTGTTTTTTTATCC
It includes:
- a CDS encoding anti-sigma factor; this translates as MDIQEYISSGIIELYVLGMLSEQEAAEVLAYARQYPEVQQAIDSYEASLEQYARLHAVQPPAALQEKIWHRLQAGSRPATMISGRKIWRHPVLPYLMAACVILLIGSVVLNVMFYTQYKHVQEQTERLQAQQADLQQQLSQYATALQVLRTPDYTPVLLKGVAQHPNMIATVYWNPSSGEVYLLPNLLPPPPSGKQYQLWAIVDGKPISAGVYPTATTGLPVQKMAVIKQPVQAFAITLEKEGGSPTPTLSAMYVMGKVNG
- a CDS encoding sigma-70 family RNA polymerase sigma factor, whose product is MSSTPYNEETLILLLRKKNEEAFRYLYDHYAAALYGVVLKVVNEQELANDLLQEVFVKIWNRIDSYDPQKGRLFTWMLHIARNTAIDMLRSRAYQQQEKNQSLESNVHIGNSVQMSSAVRVDEIGLKNILNRLSDEQRILIEKAYFKGYTQEEIARELQIPLGTVKTRIRHALRKLRDILQDRNST
- the def gene encoding peptide deformylase; amino-acid sequence: MVLSIVAYGHPVLRKKGEDITPDYPGLQELIQNMWDTLYASNGVGLAAPQVNVPIRLFVVDSKQMTDHFDEEDRLLFGDEQGIKQVFINARILEVNGQEWPYNEGCLSIPKIREDILRPQTLKIRYVDEYFNPHEETYSGLTARVIFHEYDHIEGKLFIDYLKPLKKKLLRKKLEDIARGKVEVNYKMLFAKV